From the Lolium rigidum isolate FL_2022 chromosome 2, APGP_CSIRO_Lrig_0.1, whole genome shotgun sequence genome, one window contains:
- the LOC124693370 gene encoding ubiquitin carboxyl-terminal hydrolase 23-like: MVNLLESMHKCCLPSGIPSQSPSAYEKSLVHRIFGGRLRSQVRCASCSHCSSKFDPFLDLSLEIADSATLVKALQKFTEEEVLDGGEEQYNCQSCKRKVVAKKRFTIDKAPDVLTIHLKRFSPFNPRHKIDKKVEFQPTLNLKPFVSNSEGMDFRYSLYGVLVHAGWNTQSGHYYCFVRTSSGLWHNLDDNQVRQVREADVLRQKAYMLFYVRDRVRSSVMNTNFIEKKAISEKIACMNDSLRKGLREATMNVSPFINGDMKSQKQNLDNGHPTIFGNSSRGQCTKKPSSIEILEAAAVQNNGMISVQEALCVQPDTVATLSINTNKTTLDSQSEIISPPYLFGESTLDISKAAASAEEVKTKDTAVPDGTMSCCDEAKAAAESVKQHDEIVMDKELPAEYIDAISNTVEQTSVQTNTAEAGQATLKELSVKDTDHITNAEEPVSVQNNNLEALQVNPLKHICSEDSAHVICSEVSAHTICSEASAQATCSEEVSAQATCSEASAHATCSEEVSAQATCSEEVSAQATCSEASAHATCSEASAQAICSEDSAKVLDQVPCHDNPNTRTVLKSDKHVAYSTARLLFVSKQSLLAALKQHKKRKHRRATRQSIDNDELVTDDQQPSTSENVLTRDISCKSHRRRKRSHEKSGSDNGDKMNSKKPHLAEPSSSTADLPMDRKDDKDALLASAELPSLHASSVTDQNDSSNCAHPNEGVSRHFDLLTRGLREITVQRWDDIDTPNTKSAKFPCPRTNIIGYVPDQWDEEYDRGKMKKVRKPKEEEFGGPNPFQEAANIRSRLRKRFKCDQDRWGNQPRRI, from the exons ATGGTTAACTTACTGGAGTCCATGCACAAGTGCTGTTTACCTTCTGGCATACCAAGTCAGTCTCCCAGTGCTTATGAGAAGAGTCTAGTTCACAGAATTTTTGGTGGTCGTTTAAGAAGTCAG GTGAGATGCGCAAGTTGCTCGCACTGTTCCAGCAAATTCGATCCTTTCCTGGATCTCAGTCTTGAAATTGCTGATTCTGCTACATTGGTGAAAGCACTTCAAAAATTTACTGAAGAAGAGGTACTAGATGGTGGGGAAGAGCAGTACAATTGCCAGAGCTGCAAAAGAAAGGTTGTGGCCAAGAAAAGGTTTACAATTGATAAGGCTCCTGATGTGTTGACAATTCATCTGAAGCGTTTTAGTCCTTTTAACCCTCGCCATAAGATTGACAAAAAAGTGGAGTTTCAGCCAACTCTGAACTTGAAGCCATTTGTAAGCAATTCAGAA GGCATGGATTTCCGATACAGTCTTTATGGTGTGCTGGTTCATGCTGGCTGGAATACACAGTCAGGTCACTACTATTGCTTTGTTCGGACTTCTAGTGGGCTTTGGCACAATCTTGATGATAATCAG GTTCGCCAAGTTCGTGAGGCAGATGTATTGAGACAGAAAGCCTATATGTTATTCTATGTGCGTGACAGAGTGAGGAGCTCAGTGATGAATACAAATTTTATAGAGAAGAAAGCTATTTCTGAAAAGATTGCATGTATGAATGACTCGCTTCGAAAGGGTCTAAGGGAAGCAACAATGAATGTTTCCCCATTTATTAACGGTGATATGAAGTCGCAGAAGCAGAACTTAGACAATGGTCATCCTACCATTTTTGGCAACAGTTCACGAGGCCAGTGTACAAAAAAGCCTAGCAGCATTGAAATTCTGGAAGCTGCAGCTGTGCAAAACAATGGCATGATTTCAGTACAGGAAGCTCTTTGTGTACAGCCAGACACTGTTGCTACCTTGTCCATCAACACAAACAAGACAACTTTAGATAGTCAAAGTGAGATAATATCTCCACCATATCTGTTTGGCGAATCAACACTCGATATAAGTAAGGCAGCGGCAAGTGCAGAAGAAGTCAAAACCAAG GATACTGCTGTTCCTGATGGAACAATGTCCTGCTGTGATGAAGCTAAAGCGGCAGCAGAGTCTGTGAAGCAACATGATGAAATAGTTATGGACAAGGAGCTTCCGGCAGAATACATCGATGCCATATCAAACACAGTGGAGCAG ACGTCAGTGCAGACTAATACAGCAGAAGCTGGGCAGGCTACATTGAAGGAGCTCTCTGTGAAGGACACTGACCATATTACAAATGCAGAGGAGCCG GTTTCTGTGCAGAACAACAATCTGGAAGCTCTGCAGGTCAACCCTTTAAAGCACATCTGTTCTGAAGATTCCGCACACGTGATCTGCTCTGAGGTTTCTGCACACACGATCTGCTCTGAAGCTTCTGCACAGGCGACCTGCTCTGAAGAAGTTTCTGCACAGGCGACTTGCTCTGAAGCTTCTGCACACGCGACCTGCTCTGAAGAAGTTTCTGCACAGGCGACCTGCTCTGAAGAAGTTTCTGCACAGGCGACCTGCTCTGAAGCTTCTGCACACGCGACCTGCTCTGAAGCTTCTGCACAGGCGATCTGCTCTGAAGACTCTGCAAAGGTGTTGGACCAGGTTCCATGCCATGATAATCCAAATACAAGGACGGTTTTGAAGTCAGACAAGCACGTGGCATATTCAACTGCACGCTTGCTTTTTGTCTCCAAGCAATCCTTACTGGCTGCGTTAAAACAGCACAAGAAAAGGAAACATAGAAGGGCGACAAGACAGTCTATTGACAATGATGAATTGGTTACTGATGATCAGCAGCCATCAACTTCAGAAAATGTTCTTACTAGGGACATATCATGTAAATCACATAGAAGGCGCAAGCGCTCCCACGAGAAATCAGGTTCTGATAATGGTGATAAGATGAACAGTAAGAAACCGCATCTTGCTGAACCCTCCAGCAGTACTGCCGACCTTCCCATGGACAGGAAAGATGACAAGGATGCACTACTTGCTAGCGCTGAGCTACCAAGTTTACATGCAAGCTCTGTGACAGACCAGAATGACTCGAGCAACTGTGCACATCCAAATGAGGGAGTCTCCCGGCATTTCGATCTCCTCACGAGGGGTTTGAGAGAAATTACGG ttCAACGTTGGGATGACATTGACACGCCAAATACAAAGTCAGCAAAGTTTCCTTGTCCAAGGACCAACATTATTGGATATGTGCCAGATCAATG GGATGAGGAGTATGACCGCGGGAAAATGAAGAAGgtcaggaagccgaaggaggaagaGTTTGGTGGACCCAACCCGTTCCAAGAGGCAGCGAATATCAGATCACGGTTGAGGAAGAGATTTAAATGTGACCAGGACAGATGGGGGAACCAGCCACGCAGGATATGA